A stretch of Mucilaginibacter terrae DNA encodes these proteins:
- a CDS encoding SusE domain-containing protein encodes MKRVKYLFNAWCLMLVIACFSACKHEINDIEKPQETLALKASAENISLDENNGGKNILTFNWEKARSQSDDHMVTYITKLDVVGNNFGSSTAIMTYEDDGVFSKSFTSEQLMNWANQKWKVATNKPFTLEFRVTAQWEGGATFEAPEVRTVKINVVPTKVSVGGSAVGANRIEMQKTLEDLNQYAFVLNLQPGDLQITMENSGKTFYATATDASTALKDGTATGVKLAETPFAWKIETAGEYRVVINLQKNTATIYSPAKALAPKVVQWSTFTTTISELWMHGAINNFGTPIKMDCTVSIADPQVLVYSGARVGKTKFIVYGGNDNNKNLAYAFSCPLTATGTQQELPLVLGTVAPLSGGSTSAQRNSYYTIPTGANIVVFDLRNMTIQADRR; translated from the coding sequence ATGAAAAGAGTTAAATATTTATTTAACGCATGGTGTCTAATGCTCGTAATTGCCTGTTTTAGTGCCTGCAAGCATGAAATCAATGATATTGAAAAACCTCAGGAAACATTGGCGCTCAAGGCTTCGGCCGAAAATATTTCGTTGGATGAAAATAACGGCGGCAAAAACATTTTAACGTTTAACTGGGAAAAAGCCCGGTCGCAGTCGGATGATCACATGGTAACCTACATTACCAAGCTGGATGTGGTGGGCAACAATTTTGGATCATCTACCGCCATTATGACCTATGAAGACGATGGCGTTTTCAGCAAAAGCTTTACTTCGGAGCAACTCATGAACTGGGCAAACCAAAAATGGAAAGTTGCCACCAATAAACCGTTTACGCTGGAGTTTAGGGTAACTGCCCAATGGGAAGGCGGCGCCACCTTTGAAGCGCCGGAAGTGCGTACCGTTAAAATTAATGTTGTGCCAACCAAAGTATCGGTAGGGGGCAGCGCCGTAGGTGCCAACAGAATTGAAATGCAAAAAACGCTGGAAGACCTCAACCAGTATGCCTTTGTACTTAACCTGCAACCCGGCGACCTGCAAATCACTATGGAAAATAGCGGCAAAACATTCTATGCGACCGCCACCGATGCAAGCACCGCATTAAAAGACGGAACCGCGACCGGTGTAAAATTAGCCGAAACTCCATTTGCCTGGAAAATAGAAACCGCCGGTGAATACCGTGTAGTAATTAATCTGCAAAAAAATACCGCAACTATTTATTCGCCTGCAAAAGCACTTGCCCCCAAAGTGGTACAGTGGAGCACCTTTACAACCACAATTTCGGAGTTATGGATGCATGGTGCTATCAACAATTTTGGAACACCTATTAAAATGGATTGTACGGTGAGCATCGCCGATCCGCAGGTGCTGGTGTACAGTGGCGCCCGCGTAGGCAAAACCAAGTTTATTGTGTACGGAGGTAACGATAACAACAAGAATCTGGCCTACGCATTCAGTTGCCCGCTTACTGCCACCGGAACGCAGCAGGAACTTCCGCTTGTTTTGGGTACAGTTGCTCCGCTTTCAGGTGGTTCAACCAGCGCACAGCGCAACTCTTACTACACCATACCCACAGGGGCCAATATTGTGGTTTTCGATTTACGGAACATGACCATACAGGCCGACAGGAGATAA
- a CDS encoding RagB/SusD family nutrient uptake outer membrane protein, which translates to MKKIIKASLSLIVLISLGGCKKFLTEELKTELAPTNTFTSTYGFEVGSAGLYALTRSEYNTFGEGGAYLHNGACPYEALQAATDIADVINSDASLTAFANLTLTPAERFVGSYWNWAYSLISSANLMLVYSEKNTNWDSPTDKVRFQAEARFFRAYAYRTLVYLYGDVPYVETILYDFKLNFTRTPKAEVLGHIVDDLKFAAENLPANPDQVKDGKVTKWAASHLLSEMYLMQGQYQLAEQAALAVINSGNYSLMKTRFGASKDKAGDVFSDLFVENNQNRLKNGNKESIWVLQFEFNVIGGGTNSDDWTRRAWIPKYPDITGFVLADTLGGRGLAQLTPMKWWVGTTGTTASGNVAGIFESTDIRNSNYNIKRNWYYNNPNEAALVGKKASITEQTWFSTKSLFPAITKFFYGRAENLSLTGSYKDRMKFRLAETYLLLAEAYLGQNNPGKAADAVNEVRKRAGASVINAGQMTMDFLLDERIRELVGEESRRFTLVRTNKLVERVKTYNTAISGKITTNNILWPIPQSIIDANRDAPFPQNPGYGK; encoded by the coding sequence ATGAAAAAAATTATAAAAGCAAGCCTATCGCTTATTGTACTCATCTCATTAGGCGGGTGTAAAAAATTTTTAACCGAAGAGCTTAAAACCGAACTGGCTCCAACCAATACTTTTACCAGTACCTATGGCTTTGAAGTGGGCAGCGCAGGTTTGTACGCGCTTACCCGTTCAGAGTATAATACCTTTGGCGAGGGAGGTGCATACTTGCACAATGGCGCTTGTCCGTATGAAGCCTTACAGGCCGCTACCGATATTGCCGATGTAATTAACAGCGATGCCTCATTAACAGCCTTCGCCAACTTAACGCTAACACCGGCCGAGCGCTTTGTAGGTTCGTACTGGAACTGGGCTTACAGCCTTATTTCGTCGGCCAACTTAATGTTGGTTTATTCTGAGAAAAACACCAACTGGGATTCGCCCACCGATAAGGTTCGTTTCCAGGCAGAAGCGCGTTTTTTTAGGGCATATGCCTATCGCACGCTGGTTTATTTATATGGCGATGTGCCTTATGTGGAAACCATTTTGTACGATTTTAAACTTAACTTTACCCGTACGCCTAAAGCCGAGGTATTAGGCCACATTGTTGATGATCTGAAATTTGCTGCCGAAAACCTGCCAGCTAATCCCGATCAGGTTAAAGATGGTAAAGTAACCAAATGGGCAGCCAGTCATTTACTGAGCGAAATGTACCTTATGCAAGGGCAGTATCAATTAGCCGAACAGGCAGCCTTAGCCGTAATAAACAGCGGCAACTACAGCCTCATGAAAACCCGTTTTGGCGCAAGTAAGGATAAAGCCGGCGATGTGTTTAGCGATTTGTTCGTGGAGAACAACCAAAACAGGCTCAAAAACGGCAACAAAGAAAGCATCTGGGTATTACAATTTGAATTTAACGTTATTGGTGGTGGCACCAACTCTGATGACTGGACACGCCGTGCATGGATTCCCAAATATCCTGACATTACAGGTTTTGTACTGGCCGATACCTTAGGAGGCCGTGGTTTGGCGCAATTAACACCTATGAAATGGTGGGTGGGTACTACCGGCACTACTGCAAGTGGCAACGTTGCAGGTATTTTTGAGTCGACCGACATTCGTAACTCTAATTACAACATCAAACGCAACTGGTATTATAACAATCCTAATGAGGCAGCATTGGTTGGTAAAAAAGCCAGTATTACCGAGCAAACCTGGTTCTCAACCAAAAGCTTGTTTCCGGCTATTACTAAATTCTTTTATGGCCGTGCCGAAAACCTGAGCCTTACCGGCAGCTATAAAGACCGCATGAAGTTCCGTTTGGCCGAAACTTACCTGTTGCTCGCCGAAGCTTACCTTGGTCAAAACAATCCGGGTAAGGCTGCCGATGCGGTTAATGAGGTGCGTAAACGTGCCGGCGCATCGGTTATCAACGCAGGCCAAATGACCATGGATTTCCTGCTCGACGAGCGCATACGCGAACTGGTGGGCGAGGAGAGCCGACGCTTTACACTGGTGCGTACCAATAAACTGGTTGAAAGGGTGAAAACCTACAATACGGCCATCAGCGGTAAAATAACAACCAACAATATTTTATGGCCAATACCACAATCAATTATTGATGCCAACCGCGACGCCCCTTTCCCGCAAAACCCGGGGTATGGAAAGTAA
- a CDS encoding SusC/RagA family TonB-linked outer membrane protein — MRKKVYINFKNWLLLVVLALAVNYSYAQQTPIKVTGKVTDLGKAPLVGVSVMVKGSSTGTQTNSEGNFNIQASPAATLVFTYVGFDAQEAKVPSSGVINITMSGDKVLDQLVVVGYGTAKKKDLTGGLAVVGKEQLGMVSTPNLMDRLVGQVAGFNITTSNAAPGQDQSLLIRGENSLSANNSPLIVLDGIPYSGSLVDIDPNNVENLTVLKDASAVAIYGSRGSNGVILIQTKRGMLGKPQVSYRGQLGVAEPMQRIDVMGPNEFIRFQQDIGRLREGYTGDQLDPVAGNIISVTERGNYVKGITNDWQSYIFRKAITTDHQLSISGGTESTKYMAAVAALKQDGVVYNSTLTRLNMTANIDQTFNKWLTIGVGTQYTQRSDGGVQPNIEHAIKQSPYGSYKDAAGYYVPEPMEYSLIVNPMRNVNADQDRINRNFFLSTYANIQLPLKGLSARTNFGYNYRSGFTGTYYGRDTFDGREQAGLVGGRASISNSHYNDYTWENILKYERQIGDHRFDATGLFSVQQTKSVGSSQSAEGFVTDDTSYFMMNTAARNITNTSSLSETALLSYMGRLNYGYKGRYIATFTGRSDGASVFGVNNKYAFFPSAALAWHIGEESFLKNKVNWLGMLKLRLSYGANGNQAITPYRTLDRLYSSVKYIWGDGGTAVNTAYLAGDGVGNPNLKWETTYTGNIGIDFQLFNNRVSGSVDMYRSRTKDLLMTRTVPIMNGYSRIWDNVGETQNQGLEVTLNTTNISHKDFKWNSTVVFSFDRDKIIELRGDGLDDINNNWFIGKPLRVFYDYNMVGIWQRGDQFFYTDASENQREAQTGAAPGSAKLQDVDGNGFINTSDRKIIGSKMPRYTASLANRVSYKNFYMSALATGTFGVWRDDNMANLGSWTFGITNYVHNANYWTPENPEATIVSPGYNNTFGHGFYKKVNYVQIRNVTFGYKLNTNFARKLGVSAVDMNLSVNNLYTFSNIRQVLNYDNTWMASYPTARLLVFGLNVNF; from the coding sequence ATGAGAAAAAAAGTATACATCAATTTTAAAAACTGGCTACTGCTCGTTGTGCTGGCGCTGGCCGTAAATTACAGTTACGCACAACAAACCCCAATAAAAGTTACAGGTAAGGTTACCGATTTGGGTAAGGCACCATTGGTTGGCGTATCGGTAATGGTTAAAGGATCTTCAACGGGTACACAAACCAATTCTGAAGGTAATTTTAACATACAGGCATCGCCCGCGGCTACCCTTGTTTTTACATACGTGGGCTTTGATGCCCAGGAAGCAAAAGTGCCATCGTCGGGCGTAATTAATATTACCATGAGTGGCGACAAGGTGCTCGACCAACTGGTAGTAGTAGGTTATGGTACTGCCAAAAAGAAAGACCTAACCGGCGGCCTTGCCGTGGTGGGTAAAGAACAATTGGGCATGGTATCGACCCCAAACCTTATGGACCGTTTGGTGGGCCAGGTTGCCGGTTTTAACATTACTACCTCCAATGCTGCTCCGGGGCAAGACCAATCGCTGCTCATTCGCGGCGAAAACTCGCTTTCGGCCAATAACTCACCCTTAATTGTGTTAGATGGTATTCCGTACAGCGGTTCGCTGGTTGATATTGACCCCAATAACGTTGAAAACCTTACCGTACTAAAAGATGCTTCGGCAGTGGCCATTTATGGTTCGCGCGGTTCAAACGGCGTTATCCTTATTCAAACCAAACGGGGTATGTTGGGCAAACCGCAGGTTAGTTATCGCGGTCAGTTAGGAGTAGCCGAACCTATGCAACGTATTGATGTAATGGGGCCAAACGAGTTTATCCGCTTTCAGCAAGACATTGGCCGTTTGCGAGAAGGTTACACCGGCGATCAGCTCGATCCTGTTGCCGGAAATATTATCAGTGTTACCGAGCGCGGTAATTACGTAAAAGGCATTACAAACGATTGGCAGAGCTATATTTTCAGAAAAGCAATAACCACCGATCATCAACTCAGCATTTCGGGCGGTACCGAATCTACCAAATACATGGCGGCAGTGGCGGCTTTAAAGCAGGACGGTGTGGTATACAACTCAACCCTTACCCGCCTGAATATGACTGCTAACATTGACCAAACCTTTAATAAGTGGTTAACCATAGGCGTTGGTACGCAATATACACAACGCAGCGATGGCGGCGTTCAGCCTAATATTGAGCATGCTATAAAGCAAAGCCCCTACGGCAGTTATAAAGATGCTGCCGGTTATTATGTGCCCGAGCCAATGGAGTACTCGCTCATTGTAAACCCAATGCGCAACGTAAATGCCGATCAGGATCGCATTAACCGTAACTTTTTCCTGTCAACTTATGCCAATATCCAATTACCGCTTAAAGGCTTATCGGCTCGCACAAACTTTGGCTACAATTACCGTAGCGGTTTTACCGGCACCTATTATGGTCGCGATACGTTTGACGGCCGCGAGCAGGCCGGATTAGTAGGCGGCCGTGCCAGTATCAGCAACAGCCACTACAATGATTATACCTGGGAAAACATTCTGAAATATGAACGTCAGATAGGCGACCACCGCTTTGATGCAACCGGCCTCTTCAGTGTGCAGCAAACCAAGAGTGTAGGCTCCTCTCAAAGCGCCGAAGGCTTTGTAACCGACGATACCAGCTACTTTATGATGAATACGGCTGCGCGTAACATCACTAACACTTCAAGTCTTTCAGAGACAGCATTACTATCATACATGGGCCGTTTAAATTACGGTTACAAGGGCAGGTATATAGCCACGTTTACCGGCCGGTCTGATGGTGCTTCGGTATTTGGGGTAAATAATAAATATGCCTTCTTCCCGTCGGCCGCATTGGCCTGGCATATTGGCGAGGAGAGCTTCCTGAAAAATAAGGTAAACTGGTTAGGCATGCTAAAGCTACGCCTGTCGTACGGTGCAAATGGTAACCAGGCCATTACGCCATACCGCACGCTCGATCGTCTTTACTCAAGCGTAAAATACATTTGGGGCGATGGTGGCACCGCTGTTAACACCGCTTATTTGGCCGGCGACGGCGTAGGTAACCCCAATCTGAAATGGGAAACCACCTACACAGGTAACATCGGTATCGATTTTCAATTGTTTAACAACCGGGTTAGCGGTAGTGTTGATATGTACCGCTCGCGTACCAAAGACCTCCTCATGACCCGCACCGTGCCAATCATGAACGGTTACAGCCGTATATGGGACAACGTTGGCGAAACCCAGAACCAGGGTTTAGAGGTTACGCTAAATACCACCAACATCAGCCATAAAGACTTTAAGTGGAACTCAACAGTGGTTTTCTCGTTCGACCGTGATAAGATTATTGAACTGCGTGGCGACGGTTTGGATGATATTAACAACAACTGGTTTATAGGCAAGCCGCTACGTGTGTTTTACGACTACAACATGGTAGGCATTTGGCAACGTGGCGACCAGTTTTTTTATACCGATGCCAGCGAAAATCAGCGCGAGGCGCAAACCGGCGCAGCCCCCGGCTCGGCCAAATTGCAGGATGTTGATGGTAACGGCTTTATTAATACCAGTGACAGGAAGATCATAGGCTCAAAAATGCCTCGTTATACGGCCTCATTGGCTAACCGGGTGAGCTATAAAAACTTTTACATGTCGGCCCTGGCAACCGGAACTTTTGGGGTTTGGCGCGATGACAACATGGCCAACCTTGGCTCATGGACCTTCGGAATAACCAACTACGTGCATAACGCTAACTATTGGACACCCGAAAACCCCGAAGCTACCATCGTATCGCCGGGTTATAACAACACGTTTGGGCATGGCTTTTACAAAAAGGTAAATTATGTACAAATCAGGAATGTAACATTTGGTTATAAACTCAACACAAATTTTGCCCGCAAACTTGGGGTTAGCGCGGTTGATATGAACCTCAGCGTAAACAACCTGTACACTTTCTCTAATATAAGGCAGGTGCTTAACTATGATAATACCTGGATGGCATCTTACCCAACTGCCCGCTTATTAGTGTTTGGCCTAAACGTAAACTTCTAA
- a CDS encoding alpha-galactosidase: MKKYNIFIALLLACSGLQAQTNQRIVIETNHTSLVLSVGKNGRVYQNYLSTKLANAADNNILPQGKEAYIGGGMEDSFQPAIRITHTDSNPSLELLFVEQKTEQSTSGSTETIVTLKDPKYPITVKLHYQAYTKEDVIKSWTEIINGEKGEITLNDYASSMLHFDAREYWLTQYHGDWAAEMKMQESKLTSGIKEIDSKLGTRAAMYQSPLFLLSLGKQSDETSGEVIAGTLAWTGNFKFHFETDQNNALRVISGINPYASAYKLAAGKTFTTPAFIFTYSASGRGQASRNLHSWARNHDVMDGNKPRLVLLNNWETTFFNFDEQKLSGLFDDAVNLGVDLFLLDDGWFGNKYPRSNDKAGLGDWQPTKTKLPNGIGNLIKQAEAKGTKFGIWIEPEMVNPKSELYEKHPDWVLRLPNRAENEQRNQMVLDLANPAVADFVYQTMDDLISKNPGLGFIKWDCNRIMTNTWSPYLKDKQSNLYVDYVLNLYKVFTRLRAKHPHLPIMLCSGGGSRIDYEALKYFTEFWASDNTDPLERVYMQWGYSNFYPANVIASHVTSWGKQPLKFRTDVAMMGKLGYDIDVKKMTPDELTFSKLAIKNYKRLSNVIWYGDLYRLISPYEENRAVLMYVDSVKSKAVLFNYNLNIRERETVNRVKLAGLDANKKYKVEEINMMTGAKPILPDNGRVYTGDFLMKVGLDLNSWHLKALTSSIVEITAQ, encoded by the coding sequence ATGAAGAAATATAACATTTTTATTGCACTGCTATTGGCGTGTTCCGGTTTGCAGGCTCAAACCAATCAGCGCATTGTAATTGAAACCAACCATACCTCATTGGTGCTCAGCGTGGGCAAAAACGGCCGGGTGTATCAAAACTATCTCAGCACCAAGCTTGCCAACGCCGCCGATAATAACATCCTGCCACAGGGTAAGGAAGCCTACATAGGTGGCGGTATGGAAGATTCGTTTCAACCGGCTATACGCATAACTCATACCGATAGCAACCCATCGCTCGAGCTGTTATTTGTTGAGCAAAAAACCGAGCAATCTACTTCGGGTAGTACCGAAACAATTGTTACGCTTAAAGATCCTAAATATCCCATTACCGTTAAGCTACATTACCAGGCCTACACTAAAGAGGATGTAATAAAGAGCTGGACCGAAATCATCAACGGTGAAAAAGGGGAAATAACTCTCAACGATTACGCCTCATCCATGCTGCATTTTGATGCGCGCGAATACTGGCTGACCCAATACCACGGCGATTGGGCTGCCGAAATGAAAATGCAGGAATCGAAATTGACCAGTGGTATTAAGGAAATTGATAGCAAGCTGGGTACGCGTGCAGCCATGTACCAAAGCCCGCTGTTTTTATTATCGTTGGGTAAACAGTCCGATGAAACCAGCGGCGAGGTAATTGCTGGCACCCTGGCTTGGACAGGTAACTTCAAATTTCATTTCGAAACCGATCAAAACAATGCATTGCGGGTTATTTCGGGTATAAATCCGTATGCTTCGGCTTATAAGTTGGCGGCGGGTAAAACGTTTACTACGCCTGCATTTATCTTTACCTATTCGGCCAGCGGCAGGGGGCAGGCCAGTCGTAATTTGCATAGCTGGGCACGTAACCATGATGTAATGGACGGCAACAAACCCCGCCTGGTGCTGCTTAATAACTGGGAAACAACTTTTTTTAATTTCGATGAACAAAAGCTAAGCGGCTTATTTGACGATGCCGTTAATCTCGGTGTTGATCTGTTTTTGCTCGACGATGGCTGGTTTGGCAACAAATACCCGCGTAGTAATGATAAAGCGGGTTTGGGCGATTGGCAGCCCACCAAAACCAAACTCCCCAATGGCATAGGCAACCTCATTAAACAGGCCGAAGCCAAAGGAACCAAATTTGGTATTTGGATTGAACCCGAAATGGTGAACCCTAAAAGTGAGCTTTATGAAAAGCACCCCGACTGGGTTTTGCGTTTACCAAACCGTGCCGAAAATGAGCAACGCAACCAAATGGTGCTCGATTTGGCTAACCCCGCAGTGGCCGATTTTGTTTATCAAACTATGGACGATCTCATCAGCAAAAATCCTGGCCTTGGGTTTATTAAATGGGATTGTAACCGCATCATGACCAACACCTGGTCGCCGTATTTAAAGGACAAGCAATCGAACCTGTATGTTGATTACGTTCTTAATTTGTACAAAGTTTTCACGCGTTTACGCGCAAAACACCCGCATTTACCCATTATGTTGTGCTCGGGTGGCGGCAGCCGTATCGACTATGAAGCACTCAAATATTTCACCGAGTTTTGGGCCAGCGACAATACCGATCCGTTGGAGCGGGTGTACATGCAGTGGGGGTACAGCAATTTTTACCCGGCCAATGTGATAGCTTCGCACGTTACCTCGTGGGGTAAGCAGCCGCTTAAGTTTCGTACCGATGTAGCTATGATGGGCAAGCTGGGGTACGATATTGATGTAAAGAAAATGACGCCCGATGAGCTGACATTCAGCAAGCTGGCCATTAAAAATTACAAACGTTTAAGCAATGTGATATGGTATGGTGATTTATACCGCCTTATATCACCCTATGAAGAAAATCGCGCGGTGCTGATGTATGTGGATAGCGTCAAATCAAAAGCTGTATTATTCAACTACAACCTCAATATTCGCGAACGTGAAACTGTTAACCGCGTAAAACTGGCAGGACTTGATGCCAATAAAAAATATAAGGTAGAAGAAATAAACATGATGACAGGGGCCAAGCCCATCCTGCCTGATAATGGCCGCGTTTACACCGGCGATTTTTTAATGAAGGTTGGGCTCGATTTAAACAGCTGGCATTTAAAAGCGCTTACCAGTTCAATTGTCGAAATAACGGCGCAATAG
- a CDS encoding glycoside hydrolase family 2 TIM barrel-domain containing protein encodes MRAHQTYNYQQYKTISNPVIWDINTPKLYHVKSYVSLGNNLRDVYYSRFGIRTVDFTPEQGFLLNGRKVFLNGVNIHHDLGPLGAAAFDKGYKRRLLGLKKMGVNAIRLAHNPYTKSVLDMCDELGILVFDEAFDKWSSEYYGPGEDFKQHWQPDLAWFIKRDRNHPSVFIWSVGNEVAVKQEYKDTAFVVLINKMVDFVHQADPSRKVTCGLYPSRDEDSPVPMAFHMDVMSDNYMSRFYKRDHPKFPQLIFLESEMTTDNGGENFFNYDHSYACGQFYWGGTDYIGESFKWPSKGWNGLIDWCDFWKPITYYIQSLYTEEPMVKIAVFDASASESRVWNDVFMNTIKISDSWNWKPGQKLTLYTFTTGDEVELFVNNKSVGVKQMKDFPKHKISWEVTYEPGTIKAIARKNGKPIATDEAKTTGKPERIILQTDSTHFNANGIDLAYITVTVVDKNGLVVQEATNDIKFDLNGTATIAGVANNNRMGDEHFVANHRRVNDGRCLLVLRSKRTAGKVQIKASGTGLKSGVLTLNTN; translated from the coding sequence TTGCGTGCGCATCAAACTTACAACTATCAGCAGTATAAAACCATTAGCAATCCTGTTATTTGGGATATAAATACACCTAAACTTTATCACGTTAAAAGCTATGTAAGCTTGGGCAATAATCTGCGCGATGTGTATTATAGCCGTTTCGGTATCCGTACAGTCGATTTTACGCCCGAACAGGGTTTCCTGCTCAACGGGCGGAAGGTGTTTTTGAATGGTGTAAACATTCACCATGATTTAGGTCCGTTGGGGGCAGCAGCTTTTGATAAAGGTTATAAGCGCCGCTTGCTCGGGTTGAAAAAAATGGGTGTAAACGCCATCAGGTTAGCGCATAACCCATACACAAAGTCGGTATTGGATATGTGTGATGAACTGGGCATACTCGTTTTCGATGAAGCATTTGACAAATGGAGCAGCGAATACTATGGCCCGGGCGAAGACTTTAAACAGCACTGGCAACCCGATTTAGCCTGGTTTATTAAACGCGACCGCAACCATCCCAGCGTATTTATTTGGAGCGTGGGCAACGAGGTTGCCGTAAAGCAGGAATACAAAGACACGGCATTTGTAGTACTAATTAATAAAATGGTTGATTTTGTGCATCAGGCCGACCCATCGCGCAAGGTAACCTGCGGCCTGTATCCATCGCGCGATGAGGACAGCCCGGTGCCCATGGCTTTCCATATGGATGTAATGAGCGATAATTACATGTCGAGATTTTATAAGCGCGACCATCCTAAATTCCCGCAACTCATATTCCTCGAAAGTGAAATGACCACCGATAACGGCGGCGAAAACTTTTTTAACTACGACCACAGCTACGCCTGCGGGCAGTTTTACTGGGGCGGAACGGATTACATTGGCGAATCATTCAAATGGCCCTCTAAAGGTTGGAATGGCTTGATTGACTGGTGCGACTTTTGGAAACCGATTACCTATTACATTCAAAGCCTTTACACCGAAGAGCCGATGGTTAAGATTGCCGTCTTCGATGCTTCGGCAAGCGAGTCGCGGGTTTGGAATGACGTGTTTATGAACACCATTAAAATAAGTGATAGCTGGAATTGGAAACCGGGCCAAAAACTCACCCTGTATACCTTTACCACGGGCGATGAAGTGGAACTGTTCGTCAATAATAAATCGGTTGGTGTTAAGCAAATGAAGGATTTTCCCAAACATAAAATAAGTTGGGAGGTAACTTACGAACCAGGTACCATTAAGGCCATTGCCCGTAAAAATGGTAAGCCAATAGCTACCGACGAGGCAAAAACCACGGGCAAGCCCGAACGTATTATATTACAAACAGATTCTACGCATTTTAATGCCAACGGAATTGACTTAGCCTACATTACCGTAACCGTGGTTGACAAAAATGGCCTGGTAGTGCAGGAAGCCACAAATGATATTAAATTTGACCTGAACGGCACGGCCACCATTGCAGGAGTTGCCAATAACAACCGCATGGGCGATGAGCATTTTGTTGCTAATCATCGCCGCGTAAATGATGGCCGGTGTTTATTAGTTTTGCGTAGCAAACGTACAGCCGGTAAGGTGCAAATAAAGGCATCGGGCACTGGGCTAAAAAGTGGGGTACTAACCCTCAACACCAATTAA
- a CDS encoding sugar-binding domain-containing protein produces MNIYTKLLVGFALIFAVGIHKLSAQTISHRDSLINFDWKFFIGDNPAAKEKTFTDTKWQTVHLPHDGSIAGGFDTVSGTRQNGFRPRHIGWYRKVLFVPASAKGKIISIEFEGVYRAAEVWVNGIYLGKHLNGYTGFTYDVTKHMVAGQTNTIAVRYDNTYKQSSRWYTGEGIYRNVWLHVKAPLHIVENGTYITTPFISNNQAKISVQTEVVNKADTAVLATLKTVIISSEGKEVGSMLSAVPFACASNLQLSAV; encoded by the coding sequence ATGAACATTTACACTAAATTACTCGTTGGGTTTGCTTTGATATTTGCGGTCGGTATACATAAACTTTCCGCGCAAACTATTTCACACAGAGATAGCCTCATTAACTTCGACTGGAAGTTTTTTATTGGCGACAACCCAGCCGCAAAGGAAAAGACGTTTACCGATACCAAATGGCAAACCGTGCACTTGCCTCATGATGGCAGTATTGCCGGTGGTTTTGATACCGTAAGCGGCACACGCCAAAACGGATTTCGCCCGCGACATATTGGTTGGTACCGTAAAGTATTGTTTGTACCGGCCAGTGCAAAAGGCAAAATTATAAGCATTGAGTTTGAAGGCGTATACCGTGCCGCCGAAGTTTGGGTGAATGGTATTTATTTAGGCAAACACCTTAACGGTTATACCGGCTTTACATATGATGTGACCAAACACATGGTTGCGGGCCAAACTAATACCATCGCCGTACGGTACGATAATACTTACAAACAAAGTTCGCGCTGGTATACAGGTGAAGGTATTTACCGCAACGTTTGGCTGCATGTTAAAGCCCCGTTGCATATTGTTGAAAACGGGACTTACATAACTACACCGTTTATTAGTAATAACCAGGCAAAAATATCAGTACAAACTGAAGTAGTTAACAAGGCCGATACCGCTGTGTTAGCTACGTTGAAAACCGTTATAATTTCGTCCGAAGGTAAAGAAGTTGGTTCAATGCTAAGCGCGGTGCCTTTTGCGTGCGCATCAAACTTACAACTATCAGCAGTATAA